One genomic region from Phragmites australis chromosome 1, lpPhrAust1.1, whole genome shotgun sequence encodes:
- the LOC133890634 gene encoding glycosyltransferase BC10-like, producing MHLLHSYVTSMKGALDDFKVMLTRKESFTCLAKAVALLVIFALGAVTGLWAAAGPRGYYDYDTSIQFPSTTVIVGRGRVCCRPDPDPGFAEFVAPTRLMHDMKDEELFWRATLVPAAGVYPFERVPKVAFMFLAGRGVLPMAPLWERFFRGHEDHFSVYVHAPPGVAINVSVDSPFYGRQIPSQKTSWGSVSLMDAEKRLLANALLDFSNERFVLLSESCIPVHNFSTVYEYLVDSQHSFVEVYYRSNKQCRGRYSGRMAPDITLWQWRKGSQWFELSRDIATSILTDTRYYPLFRRHCRPSCYPDEHYVQTYVNMRHGARNSNRTVTYVDWSRGGSHPAMYGARDVTPELIHSIRTSEEPCMYNSRLTSTCYLFARKFAPNALAPLLNISATVMQY from the exons ATGCATCTGTTGCATTCCTATGTGACAAGCATGAAGGGCGCGCTTGACGATTTCAAAGTGATGCTCACGAGGAAGGAGTCCTTCACCTGCCTCGCCAAGGCGGTCGCGTTGCTTGTGATCTTCGCGCTCGGCGCCGTCACCGGCCTCTGGGCGGCCGCCGGGCCCCGCGGGTACTACGACTACGACACCAGCATCCAGTTCCCGAGCACCACCGTGATCGTTGGCCGGGGCCGCGTGTGTTGCCGTCCCGACCCGGACCCCGGCTTCGCGGAGTTCGTGGCCCCGACGCGCCTCATGCACGACATGAAGGACGAGGAACTGTTCTGGCGCGCCACGTTGGTGCCGGCCGCCGGCGTGTACCCGTTCGAGCGTGTGCCGAAGGTGGCCTTCATGTtcctcgccggccgcggcgTCCTGCCGATGGCGCCGCTCTGGGAGCGCTTCTTCCGCGGCCACGAGGATCACTTCTCCGTCTACGTCCACGCGCCGCCTGGGGTAGCAATCAACGTCTCCGTGGATTCGCCGTTCTACGGCAGGCAGATCCCCAGCCAG AAAACCTCATGGGGCTCCGTGTCACTGATGGACGCAGAGAAGCGGCTGCTCGCGAACGCGCTGCTTGACTTCTCCAACGAGCGGTTCGTCCTCCTCTCCGAGAGCTGCATACCGGTGCACAACTTCTCGACGGTCTACGAGTACCTCGTCGACTCGCAGCACAGCTTCGTGGAGGTCTACTACCGGAGCAACAAGCAATGTCGCGGGAGGTACAGCGGCCGCATGGCGCCGGACATCACGCTGTGGCAGTGGAGGAAGGGCTCCCAGTGGTTCGAGCTCAGCCGGGACATCGCCACGAGCATCCTGACGGACACCAGGTACTACCCGCTCTTCAGGAGGCACTGCCGGCCGTCGTGCTACCCCGACGAGCACTACGTCCAGACGTACGTGAACATGCGCCACGGCGCGCGCAACTCGAACCGCACCGTCACGTACGTCGACTGGTCCAGGGGCGGGTCGCACCCGGCGATGTACGGCGCGAGGGACGTCACGCCGGAGCTGATCCATAGCATCAGGACGAGCGAAGAGCCATGCATGTACAACTCTCGCTTGACATCAACCTGCTACCTGTTCGCGAGGAAGTTCGCGCCCAACGCGTTGGCGCCGCTGCTCAACATCTCGGCGACGGTCATGCAGTactag
- the LOC133925569 gene encoding F-box protein At5g07610-like — MDGEMSEDVLTEILARLPCKSLARSQCVSTSWQRIISSDYLRRRLRLITSGVLFHDGPRGGDGGRKQAYTYACASDGGGVAEAADMSFFPCHDTSTIIDGCNGLLLYYASYPTAFHVVNPTTQRWAALPAARGKTLLSVLAFDPSASPHYKVVCFTGWLPRGASIEVFDSEAGAWREHEVDFGLDTNAMSATMHCFGGALHVLAYSGHVVRIDLDTMACAVTALPAPVSCRARAGHCRGRLRYASSDGSRLRIWELRDAGGGDWAMKHEIGVKDVIADEQIYGSSQAVTFLFMAFHPEREVVYLWAPWKLLAFDMVERRVEEEWMFGSEKEGAHLIQIWLFPFSRHLANCLA, encoded by the coding sequence ATGGATGGCGAGATGAGCGAGGACGTGCTCACGGAGATCCTCGCGAGGCTGCCGTGCAAGTCGCTGGCGCGGTCCCAGTGCGTGTCCACGTCGTGGCAGCGCATCATCTCCAGCGACTACCTCCGTCGGAGGCTGCGGCTCATCACGTCGGGGGTGCTCTTCCACGACGGCCCGCGCGGTGGTGACGGTGGCAGGAAGCAGGCGTACACGTACGCGTGCGcgtcggacggcggcggcgtcgcaGAGGCTGCCGACATGAGCTTCTTCCCGTGCCACGACACGTCGACCATCATCGACGGGTGCAACGGCCTGCTGCTCTACTACGCGTCGTACCCGACGGCGTTCCACGTCGTGAACCCGACCACGCAGCGGTGGGCGGCGCTGCCGGCGGCGCGCGGGAAGACGCTGCTCTCCGTTCTGGCGTTCGACCCCAGCGCCTCACCGCACTACAAGGTGGTGTGCTTCACCGGGTGGCTCCCCCGGGGCGCGTCCATCGAGGTGTTCGACTCCGAGGCCGGCGCGTGGCGGGAGCACGAGGTCGACTTCGGGCTCGACACCAATGCCATGTCAGCCACCATGCACTGCTTCGGCGGCGCGCTCCACGTGCTGGCCTACTCGGGCCACGTCGTCCGCATCGACCTGGACACCATGGCGTGTGCGGTCACCGCGCTCCCGGCGCCAGTGAGCTGCCGGGCGCGCGCCGGGCACTGCCGCGGCCGGCTTCGTTACGCGTCCAGCGACGGCTCGCGCCTCAGAATCTGGGAGCTCAGGGACGCGGGCGGAGGCGATTGGGCAATGAAGCACGAGATCGGAGTCAAGGACGTCATCGCTGACGAGCAGATCTACGGTTCGAGCCAGGCCGTCACCTTCCTGTTCATGGCGTTCCACCCGGAGAGGGAGGTGGTGTACCTGTGGGCACCCTGGAAGCTTTTGGCGTTCGACATGGTTGAGAGGCGCGTTGAGGAGGAGTGGATGTTCGGGTCGGAGAAAGAAGGCGCGCATCTCATACAGATCTGGTTGTTTCCCTTCTCGCGCCATTTGGCCAACTGCCTAGCCTGA